A genomic window from Sulfurimonas paralvinellae includes:
- a CDS encoding lipoprotein, whose product MKKIVLVLLLLLGLSSCSSDGAQKHNKGVYMLVDTSGTYTHELKKAQQIINYILSQLESGDSFVVASIDTGSFSEKDIIAKATFSDRPSKANQQKRAFVKVVDNYVKHVKSSPYTDITGGILQATEFLNEKDTASKTILIFSDLKEELKKGYMRDIPLQLQGYKVVALNVTKLRSDNVDPRKYMARLKEWKEKVEKGGGEWEVINDLERLDKLLKQ is encoded by the coding sequence ATGAAAAAAATAGTACTTGTACTGCTGTTACTGCTTGGACTGAGTTCATGTTCAAGTGATGGCGCACAAAAACACAACAAAGGTGTCTATATGCTTGTAGACACGTCAGGAACATACACACATGAGCTGAAGAAAGCGCAGCAGATTATTAATTATATTCTCTCACAGCTTGAATCAGGTGACAGTTTTGTAGTTGCCAGCATTGATACGGGAAGTTTCAGCGAGAAAGACATTATTGCAAAAGCAACATTCAGCGACCGTCCGAGTAAAGCTAACCAGCAAAAACGTGCTTTTGTCAAGGTTGTAGACAATTATGTCAAACATGTTAAATCAAGCCCTTATACGGACATTACGGGAGGCATTCTGCAGGCTACGGAGTTTTTAAATGAAAAAGATACAGCCTCAAAGACAATTTTAATCTTTTCAGATTTAAAAGAGGAACTTAAAAAAGGCTATATGCGAGATATTCCACTACAGCTGCAGGGCTATAAGGTCGTCGCGCTTAATGTAACAAAACTAAGAAGTGACAATGTGGATCCGCGTAAATATATGGCACGTTTAAAAGAGTGGAAAGAAAAAGTCGAAAAAGGCGGCGGAGAGTGGGAAGTCATCAATGACCTTGAACGTTTAGATAAATTATTGAAACAATAG
- the pta gene encoding phosphate acetyltransferase gives MKIKSLYIAAQEKNAGTLFVSMGMMEILKRNLHRVAFFRPIIYARDIQDGDISFIKERYSLDIKYEECYGYDIAEVEELIANGKDNELIENLISKFKKLEDAYDFVLCEGIRKSFLTTAISYDLNVKIAQNFGAPYINIINAKDKNPKEIYEDVLIENEYSTSVDCTHFATFVNRVRESELSGLRELFAKTPYTVYMLPELEELNLPTIEDVIESLDAKSIILGEHDPLRVIKSVKVAALSLDNFLEHIEGEDLVIVPADRSDIILGLYGALHSTNYPSISAIVFPFDMKIHPNIQKLIDGLEGFKVPILSVGSDTFNTAKDIMKVHSRLRVDSQRKIALALGLFNESVDIKAIEAKIATTYSDIMTPQMFEYKLFDMARQHKKRIVLPESSDERILRAVEIILRRDVAEIILLGDENELRERSARLGLDLSKANIINHLESEHIEEFTEIFYEKRKHKGLTREGARDAMTHLSYFATMMVECGYANGMVSGAIHSTADTIRPALQIIKTKEGVSIVSSVFFMCFETKVLVYGDCAINEDPNAQELADIAIASADTAKAFGIVPKVAMLSYSTGESGHGADVDKVREATKLVKRKREDLLVEGPIQYDAAINKEVARIKLPNSKVAGEATVFIFPDLNTGNNTYKAVQRSSGAIAIGPIIQGLKKPVNDLSRGCLVEDIVNTVAITAIQAGEEQ, from the coding sequence ATGAAGATAAAATCACTCTACATAGCGGCACAGGAAAAAAATGCAGGGACTCTTTTTGTCTCGATGGGGATGATGGAGATACTCAAACGTAATCTCCATCGTGTCGCATTTTTTCGACCTATTATCTATGCACGCGATATTCAAGATGGTGACATCTCTTTTATCAAAGAGCGATACAGTCTCGATATAAAATATGAAGAGTGCTACGGCTACGATATCGCAGAAGTCGAAGAACTCATAGCCAACGGTAAGGACAATGAGCTTATAGAGAACCTGATAAGTAAATTTAAAAAGCTTGAGGATGCGTATGATTTTGTACTGTGCGAGGGCATCCGTAAATCCTTTTTGACAACTGCCATCTCATACGATCTTAATGTTAAGATCGCTCAAAACTTCGGTGCGCCCTACATTAACATCATCAATGCCAAAGATAAGAATCCAAAAGAGATCTATGAAGATGTTTTGATAGAAAATGAGTACTCCACTTCTGTAGATTGTACCCACTTCGCAACATTTGTAAATCGAGTTAGAGAGAGTGAACTGAGCGGTTTGCGTGAACTCTTTGCAAAAACTCCTTATACTGTCTACATGCTTCCTGAGCTTGAAGAGTTGAATTTGCCTACTATCGAAGATGTTATAGAGAGTTTAGATGCAAAAAGCATTATTTTAGGTGAGCATGATCCGCTTCGTGTCATTAAAAGTGTAAAAGTGGCCGCTCTTAGCCTGGATAACTTCTTAGAACACATTGAAGGAGAAGACCTTGTAATCGTTCCGGCTGACAGGTCGGACATTATTTTAGGTCTCTACGGGGCACTGCACTCGACAAACTACCCGAGTATTTCAGCGATTGTTTTTCCTTTTGATATGAAAATACATCCAAATATCCAAAAGCTTATAGACGGCCTTGAAGGTTTCAAAGTACCGATACTTTCCGTGGGGAGTGATACATTTAATACCGCTAAAGATATTATGAAAGTGCACTCACGACTGCGTGTCGATTCACAGAGAAAGATCGCTTTAGCTCTTGGACTTTTTAATGAAAGTGTAGATATAAAAGCCATAGAAGCAAAAATAGCTACGACCTATAGTGACATTATGACGCCGCAGATGTTTGAGTATAAACTTTTTGATATGGCGCGTCAGCACAAAAAGAGAATCGTGCTGCCGGAATCTTCCGATGAACGCATACTTCGTGCCGTTGAGATCATCCTTCGTCGTGATGTCGCCGAGATTATTTTATTGGGAGATGAAAATGAGTTGCGTGAGCGTTCTGCCCGCTTGGGACTTGATCTCTCAAAAGCCAACATTATCAATCATCTTGAATCGGAACATATCGAAGAGTTTACAGAGATATTTTACGAGAAGAGAAAACATAAAGGTCTGACACGCGAAGGTGCTCGTGATGCCATGACGCATCTGAGTTACTTCGCAACAATGATGGTGGAGTGCGGCTATGCCAACGGTATGGTCAGCGGTGCGATTCACTCAACGGCAGATACCATACGTCCGGCTCTGCAGATTATCAAAACGAAAGAGGGTGTCTCTATTGTCTCAAGCGTTTTTTTCATGTGTTTTGAGACCAAAGTACTTGTTTATGGGGATTGTGCCATCAATGAAGATCCAAATGCACAGGAGCTTGCGGACATAGCCATCGCTTCAGCCGATACCGCCAAAGCTTTTGGCATTGTGCCAAAGGTGGCGATGCTCTCATACTCTACAGGAGAGAGTGGACATGGTGCAGATGTCGATAAGGTAAGAGAAGCGACAAAGCTTGTAAAACGAAAAAGAGAAGATCTGCTTGTGGAAGGTCCTATTCAATATGATGCGGCAATAAATAAAGAGGTCGCACGCATAAAACTGCCAAACTCAAAAGTGGCCGGAGAGGCAACAGTTTTCATCTTCCCAGATTTAAATACGGGAAATAATACCTACAAAGCGGTGCAGCGAAGCAGTGGCGCAATTGCCATCGGACCAATTATTCAAGGACTGAAAAAACCGGTAAATGATTTGAGTCGCGGCTGTCTTGTAGAAGACATCGTCAATACTGTGGCTATTACAGCCATTCAGGCAGGGGAAGAACAGTGA
- a CDS encoding acetate/propionate family kinase codes for MKIAVINSGSSSLKFKLFAMPSKKLLQEKEIQKIGEDDSGIASHAEALDALDMDLAEIDAVGHRVVHGGEKLQKSCLIDTSVMKTIESLIPLAPLHNPANIEGIQAMKEKMPDIPQMAVFDTAFHATLPEEAFVYALPYKLYAKHEIRRYGFHGTSHSYLTKEAAKLLDKPVDEVNLITLHLGNGASACAVKNGKSIDTSMGFTPLEGLVMGTRCGDIDPDIALFLQRELGLSTKEVDTLLNKESGLKGICGENDLREILLREDERANLALKIMVRRIQKYIGSYMVLLENVDAIVFSGGIGEHSAYVREQVMQNSVIENIKSLVIETNEELEIANECYRILKNEDI; via the coding sequence GTGAAGATTGCCGTTATAAACTCCGGAAGTTCCTCTTTGAAGTTCAAGCTTTTTGCTATGCCATCGAAAAAACTACTACAAGAAAAAGAGATACAAAAGATTGGTGAAGATGATTCCGGCATTGCTTCTCACGCAGAAGCGCTTGATGCGCTCGATATGGATCTGGCAGAGATAGATGCAGTAGGACACAGAGTGGTTCACGGGGGAGAAAAACTGCAAAAGAGCTGTTTGATAGATACTTCTGTTATGAAAACAATCGAATCCTTGATACCGCTTGCTCCACTGCATAATCCGGCAAACATTGAAGGCATTCAAGCCATGAAAGAGAAAATGCCGGATATTCCACAGATGGCTGTTTTTGATACGGCTTTTCATGCCACATTGCCCGAAGAAGCGTTCGTATATGCTCTGCCGTATAAGTTATATGCAAAACATGAGATACGTCGTTATGGTTTTCATGGAACTTCTCACTCTTATCTCACTAAAGAGGCTGCAAAGCTTTTAGATAAGCCAGTCGATGAGGTCAATCTCATTACCCTGCATTTAGGTAACGGTGCTTCTGCCTGTGCTGTTAAGAATGGTAAAAGCATAGACACTTCTATGGGATTTACACCTTTGGAAGGCTTGGTAATGGGGACACGCTGTGGTGATATTGATCCTGACATTGCTCTTTTTTTGCAAAGAGAGCTAGGCTTAAGTACAAAAGAAGTCGATACTTTGCTAAATAAAGAGTCGGGATTAAAAGGTATCTGTGGAGAAAATGATCTGCGTGAGATACTCTTGCGTGAGGATGAACGTGCAAACTTAGCGCTTAAAATCATGGTGCGGCGTATTCAAAAGTACATAGGTTCTTATATGGTGTTACTTGAAAATGTTGATGCCATTGTTTTTAGCGGCGGCATAGGAGAGCACTCAGCATATGTACGTGAGCAGGTGATGCAAAACAGTGTCATTGAAAATATCAAATCATTGGTGATCGAAACGAATGAAGAACTTGAAATTGCGAATGAGTGTTACAGGATTTTAAAAAATGAAGATATATAG